In Lujinxingia sediminis, a single genomic region encodes these proteins:
- a CDS encoding DUF3825 domain-containing protein — MYDATLPPLKQFAFLPDFPDHLAELEDLAEPEDWEYRFTDSDFPRPILYSYIIHTFNRIEEEGKVITTDDGTGACFDTGLVTEHQEPIYAIFGDNKIPDRQPWYFQGFVRKGDTRMNRFPTLPDIASYFEDPTEVVFDPRMEVRKNIEHIIAENRERLPEEFDGMGDFQLQTLLTGGFENALARVRRNYRIAVPQFHRGRIQLLLPLCLRQPSEADLAAVVERREGYYRVATCLTLDQAYSNARLIGRLDDNWLRN; from the coding sequence ATGTACGACGCAACTCTCCCTCCCCTCAAACAATTTGCCTTTCTGCCCGACTTTCCCGACCACCTGGCGGAACTTGAGGACCTGGCCGAGCCCGAAGATTGGGAGTACCGCTTCACCGACAGCGATTTCCCGCGTCCCATCCTCTACTCCTACATCATTCACACCTTCAATCGTATTGAGGAGGAAGGCAAAGTCATCACCACCGATGACGGCACCGGCGCATGCTTTGATACCGGCCTTGTGACCGAGCATCAGGAGCCCATCTACGCGATCTTCGGCGACAACAAGATCCCGGATCGGCAGCCCTGGTACTTTCAGGGATTTGTGCGCAAGGGAGATACGCGCATGAACCGCTTCCCCACACTGCCCGATATCGCCAGCTATTTCGAAGACCCGACCGAGGTGGTCTTCGACCCGCGCATGGAAGTGCGCAAGAATATTGAACATATCATCGCCGAGAACCGCGAGCGCCTCCCCGAAGAGTTCGATGGCATGGGTGACTTCCAGCTTCAGACGCTGCTCACCGGTGGCTTTGAGAACGCGCTGGCGCGTGTGCGACGCAACTACCGCATCGCCGTGCCGCAGTTTCACCGCGGGCGCATTCAGCTCCTCTTGCCCCTCTGCCTGCGACAGCCCTCGGAGGCGGACCTGGCCGCGGTGGTGGAGCGTCGCGAAGGCTACTACCGCGTGGCCACCTGCCTGACCCTCGATCAGGCCTACTCCAACGCCCGGCTCATCGGGCGGCTGGATGATAACTGGCTGCGTAACTGA